A section of the Castanea sativa cultivar Marrone di Chiusa Pesio chromosome 12, ASM4071231v1 genome encodes:
- the LOC142618906 gene encoding uncharacterized protein LOC142618906 produces the protein MKLTWKNNNNKSSKKRPVPTKSNLRNLPFDFDQQQNQDQPSPATTSTNTNTQLNEELASIDSSDSSNTKQLALSFQAQGDKLAEDGKYREALGNWEAALTLTPKNGVLHEQKAQVLLEIGDSWNALKAATRAAELEPSWAEAWITLGRAQLNFGEPDSAIESFDKALAIKPDSEEAQDDRHTASHLIKRRKQLHSAGLNTSQNRYAVSDKTKSS, from the exons ATGAAACTGACATGgaagaacaacaacaataaaagcaGCAAGAAGCGCCCTGTGCCCACCAAATCAAATTTACGAAACCTcccttttgattttgatcaacAACAAAACCAAGACCAACCCAGTCCCGCTACTACTAGTACCAATACCAATACACAGTTGAATGAGGAATTGGCTTCTATCGATTCCTCTGACTCATCTAACACCAAGCAACTTGCCCTGTCCTTTCAAGCGCAAGGAGATAAGCTAGCCGAG gATGGAAAATACAGGGAAGCACTGGGAAATTGGGAGGCAGCTCTTACTTTGACACCAAAAAATGGAGTACTACATGAACAAAAGGCCCAAGTTTTACTTGAAATTGGAGATTCATGGAATGCTTTGAAGGCAGCCACTC GAGCTGCTGAATTGGAGCCATCATGGGCTGAG GCATGGATCACTCTTGGCAGAGCACAGTTGAACTTTGGGGAGCCTGATAGTGCTATTGAAAGCTTTGATAAAGCATTAGCCATCAAG CCTGATTCTGAGGAGGCTCAAGACGATAGGCATACTGCATCACATCTTATAAAGAGGCGAAAACAGCTTCATTCAGCAGGCTTGAATACTAGTCAAAATCGCTATGCGGTTAGTGATAAGACGAAAAGCTCCTGA